The genome window CTCCATTTGTGTTTGGACATCGTTGTAGTCCCCCGATGGCAGATTGTCTACGTTGGTCCGCGTCGATGGCGGAAGATCGGTCAGCTGGAAGCGGTGGCATTTCTTAGTGGAGTTCGCGTCCAGCAGCGTGAGGTTGCCCTTGGCGTCCAAACATGCGCGTTGGTACGTGCTGTGGAGCGTTTTCCCAAGGATTGTTTCGTCGGCACCTTTATAGACGACGAGTTCGTTGTTGTCGGTGGCGATGTAATAGCGGTTATCTAGCGTTTTCTTCCCCCACCATCCGCCGGCACCGATGATGACGGCGAGGACAAGAACAATGACGCCCACCGTGAGACCGATGCGACGCCCTTTTTTCTTATTGTGTTTTTCGTGGTTATGGCCGTGCCCTCCGGCGACGGCTGAACCGCCGTGGGCGGAGTCAGCGCGATCCCCCGCGCCACGCACAGGATCAGCGAGGTCACCCCGCGATGCCTGCGCTCCTCCGTTGTTGGAGGATCCACCGTTGTCGGGCGACGCTGGTTGCGATCCGGACCGCCCCCCAGGATTCCGTTGCGCCTGGGCCTCTTTATTCTGTTGTATGAGCTTCATGCCCACGGCACGGCCGGCGGCGGTATCGGGCCGGGCGACGTCGGTCTGCTCCGGATCGAGCGCGCCGACGAGGAGGGGCGCGGCCGGGGCGTAGTCGTCGTCGCTGGTGTCGACGATTTCTCCGAGGACGACGGTGACGTTATCGGGGCCTCCGCTGCGTAGAGCGAGGTCGATAAGGCGCTCGGCAGCTTGGTCGAGCGTGCCGCGGGAGACGATATCCGCGATGGTGTCGTGGCTGACGGGGTCAGAGAGGCCGTCGGAGCACAGGAGGTAGCGGTCACCGGGGCGGACCTCGCGGAGCATCAGGGTGGGCTCCACGGGCCGGCCTGTCAGCGCTTTCAGGATGAGGGAGCGCTGCGGGTGGTTGGAAACGTCTTCGGGTGCCAGCTGGCCTTCGTCGACAAGGGATTGGACGTAGGTGTCGTC of Corynebacterium kroppenstedtii DSM 44385 contains these proteins:
- a CDS encoding PP2C family protein-serine/threonine phosphatase, with product MTYALTYAAASHVGLIRGNNEDSAYAGPHLLALADGMGGHAAGEIASQLMISHIAHVDDVGPGDDMCGQLADAMAEGNAAIANQIDINPATEGMGCTLDAFFFNDDTLAICHVGDSRGYLYRDGQLEQITKDDTYVQSLVDEGQLAPEDVSNHPQRSLILKALTGRPVEPTLMLREVRPGDRYLLCSDGLSDPVSHDTIADIVSRGTLDQAAERLIDLALRSGGPDNVTVVLGEIVDTSDDDYAPAAPLLVGALDPEQTDVARPDTAAGRAVGMKLIQQNKEAQAQRNPGGRSGSQPASPDNGGSSNNGGAQASRGDLADPVRGAGDRADSAHGGSAVAGGHGHNHEKHNKKKGRRIGLTVGVIVLVLAVIIGAGGWWGKKTLDNRYYIATDNNELVVYKGADETILGKTLHSTYQRACLDAKGNLTLLDANSTKKCHRFQLTDLPPSTRTNVDNLPSGDYNDVQTQMERLAKQALPVCVTRESSHGNADNPDAGRDDRSGEPAPSDAATSGEPAPSAPSAGESAANNASGDTANGQPGDLTTPGDTCREVK